In one window of Episyrphus balteatus chromosome 3, idEpiBalt1.1, whole genome shotgun sequence DNA:
- the LOC129915790 gene encoding ubiquitin thioesterase trabid isoform X1 — MCDPHEQGQKWKCEYCTYENFPSAIKCTMCKGLKPLLNEDIFRLSPPQSTTTSNVASSLVEASSLSLSQSNLNACGLPLQDSSKSKWSCRTCTYFNWPRSQRCVQCYTKRSNSNEDMYFNNDAGKSSSNRQPPPASPLRSPKASPSPPIVERAPAPAPPPTSTSINDDLNFMNNISGSDPDLVASSNNLASSKISPIGSITNLASSRNSLTNSQTAAGAVATRVSPIEAITPSHLPQQRCHVAKWACNVCTYENWPKSLKCSMCGRTKDALICGNEGLSSSNKILCDKDDGFGASNNTLSNNTFNNKHRYQLGSSETINNCDTMQERQERRQRQIRRQVDWQWLNACLGVVENNYSAVEAYLSCGGNPARSLTSSEIAALNRNSAFDVGHTLIHLAIRFHREEMLPMLLAQISGSGPGIKRVPSYVAPDLAADIRRHFANTLRMRKSLFNCHYVQEHATFALPVEIEELPIPIQEQLYDELLDRDAQKQLETPPPALNWCLEITARLGSRLFVLWNRSAGDCLLDSAMQSTWGVFDRDNTLRRALADSLHQCGPVFYSRWREYEMIQAAMNQYTLEEAQWEEDWSTLLSLASQPGSSLEQLHIFTLAHILRRPIIVYGVKYVKSFRGEDIGVARFEGLYLPLFWDQNFCIKSPIALGYTRGHFSALVPMEPYARIDARRDEPGDVTFLPLMDCESKLLPIHFLTQAEMGREETIMRQWLDVCVTEGGLLVAQQKLRKRPLLVAQMLEEWLNHYRRIAQVIAAPFGRRPQITGYSSEGDTDEE; from the exons ATGTGCGATCCACACGAACAGGGTCAAAAATGGAAATGCGAATACTGCACTTACGAGAATTTCCCTTCAGCCATAAAATGTACTATGTGTAAGGGTTTGAAACCTCTTCTTAATGAGGACATATTTCG ACTTAGCCCTCCTCAATCGACAACAACGTCTAATGTGGCCTCATCTTTAGTTGAAGCATCCAGTTTGAGTTTATCTCAGAGTAATTTAAATGCGTGCGGACTTCCTTTACAGGATTCATCTAAATCAAAATGGTCCTGTCGAACATGCACCTATTTCAATTGGCCACGAAGTCAGCGTTGTGTCCAATGCTATACAAAACGTTCGAATTCCAACGAAGATATGTACTTCAATAATGATGCTGGCAAAAGTAGTAGCAATCGTCAACCACCACCAGCATCTCCATTGCGAAGTCCCAAAGCAAGTCCTTCTCCACCAATAGTTGAAAGAGCACCAGCTCCTGCTCCTCCACCCACCAGTACCAGCATTAATGATGATTTGAATTTTATGAATAACATCTCCGGATCGGATCCTGATCTAGTGGCCAGTAGCAATAATTTAGCTTCGAGCAAAATCAGTCCAATAGGTTCAATAACGAATTTAGCTAGTTCGAGAAATTCGCTTACAAATTCGCAAACAGCCGCTGGTGCGGTCGCTACTCGTGTCAGTCCTATTGAAGCAATAACGCCTTCACATTTACCACAACAGCGTTGTCATGTAGCAAAGTGGGCTTGCAAT GTATGTACTTACGAAAATTGGCCGAAGAGTCTCAAATGTTCGATGTGTGGACGAACAAAAGATGCATTGATTTGTGGCAATGAAGGTCTGTCGTCTAGTAACAAAATTTTGTGCGACAAAGATGATGGTTTCGGTGCGTCTAATAATACGCTGTCAAATAACACGTTTAACAACAAACACAGATATCAACTTG gTTCTTCAGAAACTATAAATAACTGTGATACAATGCAGGAGAGACAAGAGAGACGTCAACGTCAAATTAGACGACAAGTTGATTGGCAATGGCTTAATGCATGCTTAG GTGTTGTTGAAAATAACTACAGCGCTGTCGAAGCTTACTTATCGTGCGGAGGTAATCCAGCTCGTTCCTTAACTAGCAGTGAAATTGCAGCTCTAAATAGAAATTCTGCTTTCGATGTTGGCCACACACTTATTCATTTGGCAATTCGTTTCCATCGCGAGGAGATGCTGCCAATGTTATTAGCCCAAATATCTGGTTCTGGACCTGGAATTAAAAGAGTTCCTTCGTATGTAGCTCCAGATTTAGCAGCCGACATACGTCGTCACTTTGCAAATACTTTACGAATGCGAAAATCTCTCTTCAATTGTCATTACGTCCAGGAGCATGCAACTTTTGCCTTACCAGTAGAAATCGAAGAACTCCCCATACCCATACAAGAGCAGCTGTACGATGAGCTCTTAGATCGTGATGCTCAAAAGCAGCTGGAAACTCCTCCACCTGCTCTGAATTGGTGCTTAGAAATAACAGCTCGTTTAGGTTCGCGGCTGTTTGTGCTCTGGAATCGAAGTGCAGGCGATTGTCTTTTGGACTCGGCCATGCAATCAACTTGGGGTGTTTTTGATCGAGATAACACTTTGAGACGGGCTTTGGCTGATAGTCTCCATCAGTGTGGGCCagt attttattcaCGATGGAGGGAATACGAAATGATTCAAGCAGCAATGAATCAATATACTTTGGAGGAGGCACAATGGGAAGAGGATTGGAGCACCTTGTTGTCGCTTGCTAGTCAACCTGGCTCCTCTCTGGAGCAGTTGCACATTTTTACTTTAGCACACATTCTCCGTAGACCAATTATCGTATACGGTGTAAAGTATGTTAAAAGTTTCAGAGGTGAAGATATTGGAGTTGCTCGTTTTGAAG GTCTATATTTGCCGCTATTTTGGGATCAAAACTTTTGCATTAAATCGCCAATTGCTTTGGGATATACTCGAGGACATTTTAGTGCATTGGTACCAATGGAACCATATGCTAGAATTGATGCTCGTCGCGATGAACCAGGCGATGTTACATTTTTACCATTAATGGATTGTGAATCGAAATTATTGCCCATACATTTCCTAACCCAAGCTGAG ATGGGCCGTGAAGAAACAATTATGAGACAATGGTTAGATGTGTGTGTCACTGAGGGAGGATTGTTGGTGGCTCAACAAAAGCTAAGGAAACGACCCTTGTTAGTTGCACAAATGCTGGAGGAATGGCTAAATCATTACAGGAGGATAGC ACAGGTGATTGCCGCTCCCTTTGGAAGACGTCCACAAATCACAGGCTATTCAAGTGAAGGAGACACAGATGAAGAATAA
- the LOC129915790 gene encoding ubiquitin thioesterase trabid isoform X4, with amino-acid sequence MCDPHEQGQKWKCEYCTYENFPSAIKCTMCKGLKPLLNEDIFRLSPPQSTTTSNVASSLVEASSLSLSQSNLNACGLPLQDSSKSKWSCRTCTYFNWPRSQRCVQCYTKRSNSNEDMYFNNDAGKSSSNRQPPPASPLRSPKASPSPPIVERAPAPAPPPTSTSINDDLNFMNNISGSDPDLVASSNNLASSKISPIGSITNLASSRNSLTNSQTAAGAVATRVSPIEAITPSHLPQQRCHVAKWACNVCTYENWPKSLKCSMCGRTKDALICGNEGLSSSNKILCDKDDGFGASNNTLSNNTFNNKHRYQLGSSETINNCDTMQERQERRQRQIRRQVDWQWLNACLGVVENNYSAVEAYLSCGGNPARSLTSSEIAALNRNSAFDVGHTLIHLAIRFHREEMLPMLLAQISGSGPGIKRVPSYVAPDLAADIRRHFANTLRMRKSLFNCHYVQEHATFALPVEIEELPIPIQEQLYDELLDRDAQKQLETPPPALNWCLEITARLGSRLFVLWNRSAGDCLLDSAMQSTWGVFDRDNTLRRALADSLHQCGPVFYSRWREYEMIQAAMNQYTLEEAQWEEDWSTLLSLASQPGSSLEQLHIFTLAHILRRPIIVYGVKYVKSFRGEDIGVARFEGLYLPLFWDQNFCIKSPIALGYTRGHFSALVPMEPYARIDARRDEPGDVTFLPLMDCESKLLPIHFLTQAEMGREETIMRQWLDVCVTEGGLLVAQQKLRKRPLLVAQMLEEWLNHYRRIA; translated from the exons ATGTGCGATCCACACGAACAGGGTCAAAAATGGAAATGCGAATACTGCACTTACGAGAATTTCCCTTCAGCCATAAAATGTACTATGTGTAAGGGTTTGAAACCTCTTCTTAATGAGGACATATTTCG ACTTAGCCCTCCTCAATCGACAACAACGTCTAATGTGGCCTCATCTTTAGTTGAAGCATCCAGTTTGAGTTTATCTCAGAGTAATTTAAATGCGTGCGGACTTCCTTTACAGGATTCATCTAAATCAAAATGGTCCTGTCGAACATGCACCTATTTCAATTGGCCACGAAGTCAGCGTTGTGTCCAATGCTATACAAAACGTTCGAATTCCAACGAAGATATGTACTTCAATAATGATGCTGGCAAAAGTAGTAGCAATCGTCAACCACCACCAGCATCTCCATTGCGAAGTCCCAAAGCAAGTCCTTCTCCACCAATAGTTGAAAGAGCACCAGCTCCTGCTCCTCCACCCACCAGTACCAGCATTAATGATGATTTGAATTTTATGAATAACATCTCCGGATCGGATCCTGATCTAGTGGCCAGTAGCAATAATTTAGCTTCGAGCAAAATCAGTCCAATAGGTTCAATAACGAATTTAGCTAGTTCGAGAAATTCGCTTACAAATTCGCAAACAGCCGCTGGTGCGGTCGCTACTCGTGTCAGTCCTATTGAAGCAATAACGCCTTCACATTTACCACAACAGCGTTGTCATGTAGCAAAGTGGGCTTGCAAT GTATGTACTTACGAAAATTGGCCGAAGAGTCTCAAATGTTCGATGTGTGGACGAACAAAAGATGCATTGATTTGTGGCAATGAAGGTCTGTCGTCTAGTAACAAAATTTTGTGCGACAAAGATGATGGTTTCGGTGCGTCTAATAATACGCTGTCAAATAACACGTTTAACAACAAACACAGATATCAACTTG gTTCTTCAGAAACTATAAATAACTGTGATACAATGCAGGAGAGACAAGAGAGACGTCAACGTCAAATTAGACGACAAGTTGATTGGCAATGGCTTAATGCATGCTTAG GTGTTGTTGAAAATAACTACAGCGCTGTCGAAGCTTACTTATCGTGCGGAGGTAATCCAGCTCGTTCCTTAACTAGCAGTGAAATTGCAGCTCTAAATAGAAATTCTGCTTTCGATGTTGGCCACACACTTATTCATTTGGCAATTCGTTTCCATCGCGAGGAGATGCTGCCAATGTTATTAGCCCAAATATCTGGTTCTGGACCTGGAATTAAAAGAGTTCCTTCGTATGTAGCTCCAGATTTAGCAGCCGACATACGTCGTCACTTTGCAAATACTTTACGAATGCGAAAATCTCTCTTCAATTGTCATTACGTCCAGGAGCATGCAACTTTTGCCTTACCAGTAGAAATCGAAGAACTCCCCATACCCATACAAGAGCAGCTGTACGATGAGCTCTTAGATCGTGATGCTCAAAAGCAGCTGGAAACTCCTCCACCTGCTCTGAATTGGTGCTTAGAAATAACAGCTCGTTTAGGTTCGCGGCTGTTTGTGCTCTGGAATCGAAGTGCAGGCGATTGTCTTTTGGACTCGGCCATGCAATCAACTTGGGGTGTTTTTGATCGAGATAACACTTTGAGACGGGCTTTGGCTGATAGTCTCCATCAGTGTGGGCCagt attttattcaCGATGGAGGGAATACGAAATGATTCAAGCAGCAATGAATCAATATACTTTGGAGGAGGCACAATGGGAAGAGGATTGGAGCACCTTGTTGTCGCTTGCTAGTCAACCTGGCTCCTCTCTGGAGCAGTTGCACATTTTTACTTTAGCACACATTCTCCGTAGACCAATTATCGTATACGGTGTAAAGTATGTTAAAAGTTTCAGAGGTGAAGATATTGGAGTTGCTCGTTTTGAAG GTCTATATTTGCCGCTATTTTGGGATCAAAACTTTTGCATTAAATCGCCAATTGCTTTGGGATATACTCGAGGACATTTTAGTGCATTGGTACCAATGGAACCATATGCTAGAATTGATGCTCGTCGCGATGAACCAGGCGATGTTACATTTTTACCATTAATGGATTGTGAATCGAAATTATTGCCCATACATTTCCTAACCCAAGCTGAG ATGGGCCGTGAAGAAACAATTATGAGACAATGGTTAGATGTGTGTGTCACTGAGGGAGGATTGTTGGTGGCTCAACAAAAGCTAAGGAAACGACCCTTGTTAGTTGCACAAATGCTGGAGGAATGGCTAAATCATTACAGGAGGATAGCGTAA
- the LOC129915790 gene encoding ubiquitin thioesterase trabid isoform X2: MCDPHEQGQKWKCEYCTYENFPSAIKCTMCKGLKPLLNEDIFRLSPPQSTTTSNVASSLVEASSLSLSQSNLNACGLPLQDSSKSKWSCRTCTYFNWPRSQRCVQCYTKRSNSNEDMYFNNDAGKSSSNRQPPPASPLRSPKASPSPPIVERAPAPAPPPTSTSINDDLNFMNNISGSDPDLVASSNNLASSKISPIGSITNLASSRNSLTNSQTAAGAVATRVSPIEAITPSHLPQQRCHVAKWACNVCTYENWPKSLKCSMCGRTKDALICGNEGLSSSNKILCDKDDGFGASNNTLSNNTFNNKHRYQLGSSETINNCDTMQERQERRQRQIRRQVDWQWLNACLGVVENNYSAVEAYLSCGGNPARSLTSSEIAALNRNSAFDVGHTLIHLAIRFHREEMLPMLLAQISGSGPGIKRVPSYVAPDLAADIRRHFANTLRMRKSLFNCHYVQEHATFALPVEIEELPIPIQEQLYDELLDRDAQKQLETPPPALNWCLEITARLGSRLFVLWNRSAGDCLLDSAMQSTWGVFDRDNTLRRALADSLHQCGPVFYSRWREYEMIQAAMNQYTLEEAQWEEDWSTLLSLASQPGSSLEQLHIFTLAHILRRPIIVYGVKYVKSFRGEDIGVARFEGLYLPLFWDQNFCIKSPIALGYTRGHFSALVPMEPYARIDARRDEPGDVTFLPLMDCESKLLPIHFLTQAEMGREETIMRQWLDVCVTEGGLLVAQQKLRKRPLLVAQMLEEWLNHYRRIAENPNSPNYMFIS; this comes from the exons ATGTGCGATCCACACGAACAGGGTCAAAAATGGAAATGCGAATACTGCACTTACGAGAATTTCCCTTCAGCCATAAAATGTACTATGTGTAAGGGTTTGAAACCTCTTCTTAATGAGGACATATTTCG ACTTAGCCCTCCTCAATCGACAACAACGTCTAATGTGGCCTCATCTTTAGTTGAAGCATCCAGTTTGAGTTTATCTCAGAGTAATTTAAATGCGTGCGGACTTCCTTTACAGGATTCATCTAAATCAAAATGGTCCTGTCGAACATGCACCTATTTCAATTGGCCACGAAGTCAGCGTTGTGTCCAATGCTATACAAAACGTTCGAATTCCAACGAAGATATGTACTTCAATAATGATGCTGGCAAAAGTAGTAGCAATCGTCAACCACCACCAGCATCTCCATTGCGAAGTCCCAAAGCAAGTCCTTCTCCACCAATAGTTGAAAGAGCACCAGCTCCTGCTCCTCCACCCACCAGTACCAGCATTAATGATGATTTGAATTTTATGAATAACATCTCCGGATCGGATCCTGATCTAGTGGCCAGTAGCAATAATTTAGCTTCGAGCAAAATCAGTCCAATAGGTTCAATAACGAATTTAGCTAGTTCGAGAAATTCGCTTACAAATTCGCAAACAGCCGCTGGTGCGGTCGCTACTCGTGTCAGTCCTATTGAAGCAATAACGCCTTCACATTTACCACAACAGCGTTGTCATGTAGCAAAGTGGGCTTGCAAT GTATGTACTTACGAAAATTGGCCGAAGAGTCTCAAATGTTCGATGTGTGGACGAACAAAAGATGCATTGATTTGTGGCAATGAAGGTCTGTCGTCTAGTAACAAAATTTTGTGCGACAAAGATGATGGTTTCGGTGCGTCTAATAATACGCTGTCAAATAACACGTTTAACAACAAACACAGATATCAACTTG gTTCTTCAGAAACTATAAATAACTGTGATACAATGCAGGAGAGACAAGAGAGACGTCAACGTCAAATTAGACGACAAGTTGATTGGCAATGGCTTAATGCATGCTTAG GTGTTGTTGAAAATAACTACAGCGCTGTCGAAGCTTACTTATCGTGCGGAGGTAATCCAGCTCGTTCCTTAACTAGCAGTGAAATTGCAGCTCTAAATAGAAATTCTGCTTTCGATGTTGGCCACACACTTATTCATTTGGCAATTCGTTTCCATCGCGAGGAGATGCTGCCAATGTTATTAGCCCAAATATCTGGTTCTGGACCTGGAATTAAAAGAGTTCCTTCGTATGTAGCTCCAGATTTAGCAGCCGACATACGTCGTCACTTTGCAAATACTTTACGAATGCGAAAATCTCTCTTCAATTGTCATTACGTCCAGGAGCATGCAACTTTTGCCTTACCAGTAGAAATCGAAGAACTCCCCATACCCATACAAGAGCAGCTGTACGATGAGCTCTTAGATCGTGATGCTCAAAAGCAGCTGGAAACTCCTCCACCTGCTCTGAATTGGTGCTTAGAAATAACAGCTCGTTTAGGTTCGCGGCTGTTTGTGCTCTGGAATCGAAGTGCAGGCGATTGTCTTTTGGACTCGGCCATGCAATCAACTTGGGGTGTTTTTGATCGAGATAACACTTTGAGACGGGCTTTGGCTGATAGTCTCCATCAGTGTGGGCCagt attttattcaCGATGGAGGGAATACGAAATGATTCAAGCAGCAATGAATCAATATACTTTGGAGGAGGCACAATGGGAAGAGGATTGGAGCACCTTGTTGTCGCTTGCTAGTCAACCTGGCTCCTCTCTGGAGCAGTTGCACATTTTTACTTTAGCACACATTCTCCGTAGACCAATTATCGTATACGGTGTAAAGTATGTTAAAAGTTTCAGAGGTGAAGATATTGGAGTTGCTCGTTTTGAAG GTCTATATTTGCCGCTATTTTGGGATCAAAACTTTTGCATTAAATCGCCAATTGCTTTGGGATATACTCGAGGACATTTTAGTGCATTGGTACCAATGGAACCATATGCTAGAATTGATGCTCGTCGCGATGAACCAGGCGATGTTACATTTTTACCATTAATGGATTGTGAATCGAAATTATTGCCCATACATTTCCTAACCCAAGCTGAG ATGGGCCGTGAAGAAACAATTATGAGACAATGGTTAGATGTGTGTGTCACTGAGGGAGGATTGTTGGTGGCTCAACAAAAGCTAAGGAAACGACCCTTGTTAGTTGCACAAATGCTGGAGGAATGGCTAAATCATTACAGGAGGATAGC CGAAAATCCAAATTCTCCAAACTACATGTTTATTTCGTAG
- the LOC129915790 gene encoding ubiquitin thioesterase trabid isoform X3, translated as MCDPHEQGQKWKCEYCTYENFPSAIKCTMCKGLKPLLNEDIFRLSPPQSTTTSNVASSLVEASSLSLSQSNLNACGLPLQDSSKSKWSCRTCTYFNWPRSQRCVQCYTKRSNSNEDMYFNNDAGKSSSNRQPPPASPLRSPKASPSPPIVERAPAPAPPPTSTSINDDLNFMNNISGSDPDLVASSNNLASSKISPIGSITNLASSRNSLTNSQTAAGAVATRVSPIEAITPSHLPQQRCHVAKWACNVCTYENWPKSLKCSMCGRTKDALICGNEGLSSSNKILCDKDDGFGASNNTLSNNTFNNKHRYQLGSSETINNCDTMQERQERRQRQIRRQVDWQWLNACLGVVENNYSAVEAYLSCGGNPARSLTSSEIAALNRNSAFDVGHTLIHLAIRFHREEMLPMLLAQISGSGPGIKRVPSYVAPDLAADIRRHFANTLRMRKSLFNCHYVQEHATFALPVEIEELPIPIQEQLYDELLDRDAQKQLETPPPALNWCLEITARLGSRLFVLWNRSAGDCLLDSAMQSTWGVFDRDNTLRRALADSLHQCGPVFYSRWREYEMIQAAMNQYTLEEAQWEEDWSTLLSLASQPGSSLEQLHIFTLAHILRRPIIVYGVKYVKSFRGEDIGVARFEGLYLPLFWDQNFCIKSPIALGYTRGHFSALVPMEPYARIDARRDEPGDVTFLPLMDCESKLLPIHFLTQAEMGREETIMRQWLDVCVTEGGLLVAQQKLRKRPLLVAQMLEEWLNHYRRIA; from the exons ATGTGCGATCCACACGAACAGGGTCAAAAATGGAAATGCGAATACTGCACTTACGAGAATTTCCCTTCAGCCATAAAATGTACTATGTGTAAGGGTTTGAAACCTCTTCTTAATGAGGACATATTTCG ACTTAGCCCTCCTCAATCGACAACAACGTCTAATGTGGCCTCATCTTTAGTTGAAGCATCCAGTTTGAGTTTATCTCAGAGTAATTTAAATGCGTGCGGACTTCCTTTACAGGATTCATCTAAATCAAAATGGTCCTGTCGAACATGCACCTATTTCAATTGGCCACGAAGTCAGCGTTGTGTCCAATGCTATACAAAACGTTCGAATTCCAACGAAGATATGTACTTCAATAATGATGCTGGCAAAAGTAGTAGCAATCGTCAACCACCACCAGCATCTCCATTGCGAAGTCCCAAAGCAAGTCCTTCTCCACCAATAGTTGAAAGAGCACCAGCTCCTGCTCCTCCACCCACCAGTACCAGCATTAATGATGATTTGAATTTTATGAATAACATCTCCGGATCGGATCCTGATCTAGTGGCCAGTAGCAATAATTTAGCTTCGAGCAAAATCAGTCCAATAGGTTCAATAACGAATTTAGCTAGTTCGAGAAATTCGCTTACAAATTCGCAAACAGCCGCTGGTGCGGTCGCTACTCGTGTCAGTCCTATTGAAGCAATAACGCCTTCACATTTACCACAACAGCGTTGTCATGTAGCAAAGTGGGCTTGCAAT GTATGTACTTACGAAAATTGGCCGAAGAGTCTCAAATGTTCGATGTGTGGACGAACAAAAGATGCATTGATTTGTGGCAATGAAGGTCTGTCGTCTAGTAACAAAATTTTGTGCGACAAAGATGATGGTTTCGGTGCGTCTAATAATACGCTGTCAAATAACACGTTTAACAACAAACACAGATATCAACTTG gTTCTTCAGAAACTATAAATAACTGTGATACAATGCAGGAGAGACAAGAGAGACGTCAACGTCAAATTAGACGACAAGTTGATTGGCAATGGCTTAATGCATGCTTAG GTGTTGTTGAAAATAACTACAGCGCTGTCGAAGCTTACTTATCGTGCGGAGGTAATCCAGCTCGTTCCTTAACTAGCAGTGAAATTGCAGCTCTAAATAGAAATTCTGCTTTCGATGTTGGCCACACACTTATTCATTTGGCAATTCGTTTCCATCGCGAGGAGATGCTGCCAATGTTATTAGCCCAAATATCTGGTTCTGGACCTGGAATTAAAAGAGTTCCTTCGTATGTAGCTCCAGATTTAGCAGCCGACATACGTCGTCACTTTGCAAATACTTTACGAATGCGAAAATCTCTCTTCAATTGTCATTACGTCCAGGAGCATGCAACTTTTGCCTTACCAGTAGAAATCGAAGAACTCCCCATACCCATACAAGAGCAGCTGTACGATGAGCTCTTAGATCGTGATGCTCAAAAGCAGCTGGAAACTCCTCCACCTGCTCTGAATTGGTGCTTAGAAATAACAGCTCGTTTAGGTTCGCGGCTGTTTGTGCTCTGGAATCGAAGTGCAGGCGATTGTCTTTTGGACTCGGCCATGCAATCAACTTGGGGTGTTTTTGATCGAGATAACACTTTGAGACGGGCTTTGGCTGATAGTCTCCATCAGTGTGGGCCagt attttattcaCGATGGAGGGAATACGAAATGATTCAAGCAGCAATGAATCAATATACTTTGGAGGAGGCACAATGGGAAGAGGATTGGAGCACCTTGTTGTCGCTTGCTAGTCAACCTGGCTCCTCTCTGGAGCAGTTGCACATTTTTACTTTAGCACACATTCTCCGTAGACCAATTATCGTATACGGTGTAAAGTATGTTAAAAGTTTCAGAGGTGAAGATATTGGAGTTGCTCGTTTTGAAG GTCTATATTTGCCGCTATTTTGGGATCAAAACTTTTGCATTAAATCGCCAATTGCTTTGGGATATACTCGAGGACATTTTAGTGCATTGGTACCAATGGAACCATATGCTAGAATTGATGCTCGTCGCGATGAACCAGGCGATGTTACATTTTTACCATTAATGGATTGTGAATCGAAATTATTGCCCATACATTTCCTAACCCAAGCTGAG ATGGGCCGTGAAGAAACAATTATGAGACAATGGTTAGATGTGTGTGTCACTGAGGGAGGATTGTTGGTGGCTCAACAAAAGCTAAGGAAACGACCCTTGTTAGTTGCACAAATGCTGGAGGAATGGCTAAATCATTACAGGAGGATAGC GTGA